Proteins encoded together in one Fimbriiglobus ruber window:
- a CDS encoding leucine-rich repeat domain-containing protein — protein MAKSPNLARLTRLSLRENRIGYEGAIALVASRDLPRRLILGGNRS, from the coding sequence TTGGCAAAGTCGCCAAATTTGGCCCGACTGACCCGTTTAAGTCTGCGCGAAAATAGGATTGGGTACGAAGGAGCAATTGCCTTAGTGGCTTCCCGAGACCTTCCGAGGCGACTCATTCTAGGTGGAAATCGGTCCTGA
- a CDS encoding amidohydrolase family protein has protein sequence MSDTRAESRTYTARWVFPASNPPLHRGTVTVSGSVIEAVDPHGVRQPDEDLGNVAIIPGLVNAHTHLDLSGARGLTPPTTADRFTDWLLSVITYRRSRSPEQTRADIHAGLAESLRCGTTLIGDIAAEGQTWDVLAAAPTRAVVFRELIGLSPERSQTAHDTAETWLAGHHPTTSTRPGLSPHAPYSVRKGLFADAGRLCRSGKISYAVHLAESAAEVELLTHRRGPFADFLKDLGLWLPDGLTEDFGAVIEACDFGQPKLFVHGNHLAPTTRMTPGSTIVYCPRTHAAFGHPPHPFREFLARGVRVCLGTDSLASNPDLDVLAEARFIHSRYPDFPGDTLLKMVTLFGAEAMDWSNKTGSLEPGKSADLVAVPLPERDAEDAHTLLFAQDAPRADRRSMFCGLWRSWMTVGGNACFANEM, from the coding sequence ATGTCCGATACCCGCGCGGAGTCGCGCACGTACACCGCCCGTTGGGTCTTTCCGGCCTCCAATCCGCCCCTGCATCGTGGGACGGTAACCGTCAGCGGGAGTGTCATTGAGGCGGTCGATCCCCACGGCGTCCGCCAACCGGACGAGGATCTGGGCAACGTCGCGATCATTCCCGGGCTGGTCAACGCGCACACGCACCTCGACCTCTCCGGCGCCCGCGGGCTCACCCCGCCGACGACGGCCGACCGGTTCACCGACTGGCTCCTCTCCGTCATTACCTACCGCCGCTCCCGGTCCCCCGAACAAACGCGAGCCGACATCCACGCGGGCTTGGCTGAGAGCCTTCGGTGCGGCACGACGCTGATCGGCGACATCGCGGCCGAAGGGCAGACGTGGGACGTACTCGCCGCGGCGCCGACGCGGGCGGTGGTGTTCCGAGAGTTGATCGGTCTGTCACCCGAGCGGAGTCAAACCGCTCACGACACCGCGGAGACCTGGCTCGCCGGTCATCACCCCACGACTTCTACCCGCCCCGGGCTCAGCCCGCATGCGCCGTACAGCGTGCGGAAAGGGCTGTTCGCCGACGCCGGCCGGTTGTGCCGAAGCGGGAAGATCTCGTATGCCGTCCACCTGGCCGAGTCGGCGGCCGAGGTCGAGTTGTTGACCCACCGGCGCGGGCCGTTCGCGGACTTCCTGAAAGATCTGGGCTTGTGGCTCCCGGACGGGTTGACCGAGGATTTCGGGGCCGTGATCGAGGCGTGTGATTTCGGGCAGCCGAAACTGTTCGTACACGGCAATCACCTGGCGCCTACAACCCGGATGACGCCGGGAAGCACGATCGTCTATTGTCCGCGGACGCACGCCGCCTTCGGCCACCCGCCGCACCCGTTCCGGGAATTCCTGGCCCGCGGCGTCCGCGTCTGCCTGGGCACCGACAGCCTGGCGTCCAACCCCGACCTGGACGTTCTCGCCGAGGCCCGCTTCATCCACTCCCGATACCCGGATTTTCCTGGTGACACGCTGTTGAAGATGGTGACTCTTTTCGGCGCCGAAGCGATGGACTGGTCTAACAAGACTGGCAGCCTGGAACCCGGCAAGTCGGCCGATCTGGTAGCGGTCCCGCTGCCGGAACGGGACGCAGAGGATGCCCACACGCTCTTGTTTGCCCAGGACGCCCCACGGGCCGACCGGCGGTCCATGTTCTGTGGTCTATGGCGGTCGTGGATGACCGTTGGGGGAAATGCCTGTTTTGCAAATGAGATGTGA
- a CDS encoding MgtC/SapB family protein, giving the protein MAVEHMLEALALGVLIGIERQFRRHPAGIRTNALVAVGAALFISVAEHVNPGLGTTQIAANVVSGIGFLGAGVILREGINIRGLNTAATLWCSAAVGVLCGCGRPEDAAAGTVVVIFTNYALRPLVKWIDKRVAKSIDVETLYHIQVICPDGRAGVVRSIFLRHVNSHPTATIQGVDTRDTDRPDRVKVSVSLLSTERNDRFMEELVARLSIEPDVTAISWQRDGQGAVG; this is encoded by the coding sequence GTGGCTGTCGAACACATGCTGGAGGCACTCGCGCTCGGAGTGCTGATCGGGATCGAGCGGCAGTTCCGCCGGCACCCGGCCGGGATTCGAACGAACGCCCTGGTCGCGGTCGGCGCGGCCCTGTTCATCTCTGTCGCTGAGCACGTCAACCCGGGGCTCGGGACGACGCAAATCGCCGCCAACGTGGTCTCCGGGATCGGGTTCCTCGGGGCGGGCGTCATCCTCCGCGAGGGGATCAACATCCGCGGCCTGAACACCGCGGCGACGCTCTGGTGCAGCGCGGCCGTCGGGGTGTTGTGCGGGTGCGGCCGCCCGGAGGACGCGGCCGCGGGCACCGTCGTGGTCATCTTCACGAACTACGCGCTGCGGCCACTGGTTAAATGGATCGACAAGCGGGTCGCGAAGTCGATCGACGTGGAGACGCTCTACCACATCCAGGTCATTTGCCCGGACGGCCGGGCCGGCGTGGTCCGGTCGATCTTCCTCCGGCACGTCAACTCCCACCCGACCGCGACCATTCAAGGCGTCGACACCCGCGACACCGACCGCCCGGACCGGGTGAAAGTGTCGGTCTCCCTGTTGTCGACCGAGCGGAACGACCGTTTCATGGAAGAGCTGGTGGCCCGCCTGTCGATCGAGCCGGACGTGACGGCGATCAGCTGGCAGCGAGACGGCCAGGGGGCCGTGGGGTAG
- a CDS encoding TolC family protein encodes MRRWFLGVSAVAGTVVGGGCAQPGRPDAAVPAIPPEAVAPVAPREPRTALKPAAPPAVDAEKPAGDAKAADAERGQAPAVPESPLTLDYLEDLALQINPILRRDLAQIAAARGQAIQAGLWANPMYNTGNPLVFNGRQSLMNVGFTQEIPLMGKKKLERAAAEQNTQQQQWTAIQDRFALLTAVRTQFYQVLADQRRIEVLTELVETARQSYDAGVKKRKAGEATEVDVLLLQVNYQQVLATLRGAQALLDGDRKRLGAIVGVPGVAEWPVDGKLTTAYPAFDEDRLLRYVANDHSSIKNARAVVAQNQLLVRRAEVEPYPNPTIGPAYQFGLVPGNDQYWLNLTFNLPTWDRNQGNIMAAKANLAMSIAQVETVRNDLVNQASSVLGQYRAARAQVDEFERNILPKSTEALRLVQDGYSKGILDRATLLQAQTTVIQNNSAYVDALQNLWSNATQVAGLLQQEKFLQGSAGASTGPQANPPGNTPAAPAQPAAPKPGPEPAPAPAPKGAAKPDAPPAPAPVKGPEPEKGPVDVPKP; translated from the coding sequence ATGCGACGCTGGTTTCTCGGGGTTTCGGCGGTAGCCGGTACGGTCGTCGGGGGCGGGTGCGCTCAGCCGGGTCGCCCCGACGCGGCCGTCCCGGCGATCCCGCCGGAAGCCGTGGCGCCCGTCGCCCCCCGGGAGCCCCGCACGGCCCTAAAGCCCGCGGCCCCCCCGGCGGTCGACGCCGAAAAGCCGGCCGGCGACGCGAAAGCGGCCGACGCCGAACGCGGCCAGGCCCCGGCCGTTCCGGAGTCCCCGCTCACCCTCGACTACCTGGAAGACCTCGCCCTCCAGATCAACCCGATCCTGCGCCGGGATCTCGCCCAGATCGCCGCCGCCCGCGGGCAGGCGATCCAGGCCGGGCTCTGGGCGAACCCGATGTACAACACCGGCAATCCGCTCGTGTTCAACGGGCGACAGTCCCTGATGAACGTCGGGTTCACGCAAGAAATTCCCCTCATGGGGAAGAAGAAACTCGAACGCGCCGCCGCCGAGCAGAACACCCAGCAGCAACAGTGGACCGCCATCCAGGACCGGTTCGCCCTGCTGACCGCCGTGCGGACGCAGTTCTACCAGGTGTTGGCCGACCAGCGGCGCATCGAAGTGCTGACGGAGTTGGTCGAGACCGCCCGCCAGAGCTACGACGCGGGGGTGAAGAAGCGAAAGGCTGGCGAGGCGACCGAAGTCGACGTACTGCTGCTGCAGGTGAACTACCAGCAGGTACTCGCCACCCTCCGCGGCGCGCAAGCTCTCCTGGACGGCGACCGCAAGCGCCTCGGGGCGATCGTCGGGGTGCCGGGGGTGGCGGAGTGGCCGGTCGACGGCAAGCTCACGACCGCCTACCCCGCGTTCGACGAGGATCGGTTGCTGCGGTACGTGGCGAACGACCACAGCTCGATCAAAAACGCCCGGGCCGTCGTGGCCCAGAACCAGTTGCTCGTCCGCCGGGCCGAGGTCGAGCCGTACCCGAACCCGACGATCGGCCCGGCCTACCAGTTCGGCCTGGTGCCCGGTAACGACCAGTACTGGCTGAACCTGACCTTCAACCTGCCCACGTGGGACCGCAACCAGGGCAACATCATGGCCGCGAAGGCGAACCTCGCGATGTCCATCGCCCAGGTCGAAACGGTCCGCAACGACCTAGTCAATCAGGCGTCGAGCGTACTCGGACAATACCGGGCGGCGCGAGCGCAGGTCGACGAGTTCGAGCGCAACATCCTGCCGAAATCGACCGAGGCGCTGCGGCTCGTGCAAGACGGGTACTCGAAGGGCATTCTCGACCGGGCCACCCTCCTCCAGGCCCAGACGACGGTCATTCAGAACAACAGCGCGTACGTGGACGCCTTGCAAAACCTCTGGAGCAACGCCACGCAGGTGGCCGGCCTGTTGCAGCAGGAGAAGTTCCTGCAGGGTTCCGCCGGAGCTTCCACGGGTCCGCAGGCCAACCCGCCCGGGAACACCCCTGCGGCGCCCGCGCAGCCCGCGGCCCCGAAGCCCGGACCGGAACCCGCACCCGCACCCGCTCCCAAGGGCGCGGCCAAACCGGACGCCCCGCCCGCCCCGGCACCGGTGAAGGGGCCGGAACCGGAGAAGGGTCCGGTCGACGTGCCGAAGCCGTAA
- a CDS encoding acyl-CoA desaturase, translating to MSKILDVPAFDLPATSPPRRRIPRQRLSFAGQLWTFLGVTVPLGGLVAAIVLLWGWGFSWVDLGLLLGMYVVTMLGITVGFHRLFVHRSFETSVPVKVALTAAGSMAVQGTMLQWVGLHRWHHQHSDCEEDVHSPHHGGDGLLGFLGGFWHAHVGWAFLADPPGLERYTQDLRKSPSLRAASALFHFWAVLGLLIPALLGGLISGSWAGAATGLVWGGLVRILLVHHLTWSINSVCHLWGRQPYRSNDESRNNFIFGVLAMGEGWHNTHHVFPTSARHGLRWWELDASYWVIRSLSAVGLTWNLKLPSAEAQEKERQ from the coding sequence TTGAGCAAGATCCTCGACGTGCCGGCTTTCGACCTCCCCGCGACATCGCCTCCCCGGCGCAGGATACCTCGCCAGCGCCTCTCCTTCGCAGGACAACTCTGGACCTTTCTGGGCGTGACCGTTCCCCTCGGCGGCCTGGTCGCGGCGATCGTTCTGCTGTGGGGATGGGGGTTCAGCTGGGTCGACCTCGGCCTTTTGCTCGGTATGTACGTCGTCACCATGCTCGGCATCACCGTCGGCTTCCACCGGCTCTTCGTCCACCGCTCGTTCGAGACCTCCGTGCCGGTCAAAGTCGCCTTGACAGCGGCCGGGTCGATGGCCGTTCAGGGCACGATGCTGCAATGGGTGGGCTTGCACCGGTGGCACCACCAGCACAGCGATTGTGAAGAAGACGTTCACTCGCCGCACCACGGGGGCGACGGCCTCCTCGGGTTCCTGGGCGGCTTCTGGCACGCGCACGTCGGCTGGGCGTTCCTCGCCGACCCGCCCGGCCTGGAACGCTACACGCAAGACCTCCGCAAGAGCCCGAGCCTTCGCGCGGCGAGTGCCTTGTTCCACTTCTGGGCCGTCCTCGGCCTGTTGATTCCGGCACTGCTGGGTGGCCTGATTTCGGGCAGTTGGGCGGGCGCGGCGACCGGGCTCGTGTGGGGCGGGTTGGTCCGCATTCTGCTCGTCCACCACCTCACCTGGAGTATCAATTCGGTCTGCCATCTCTGGGGGCGGCAACCCTACCGAAGTAACGACGAGAGCCGAAACAACTTCATCTTCGGGGTTCTGGCGATGGGCGAAGGGTGGCACAACACGCACCACGTTTTCCCGACCTCCGCCCGGCACGGCCTGCGGTGGTGGGAACTCGACGCGAGCTACTGGGTTATCCGTTCCCTGTCCGCAGTCGGCCTCACCTGGAACCTCAAGCTCCCGTCCGCGGAGGCCCAGGAAAAAGAACGCCAGTAG
- a CDS encoding AAA family ATPase has translation MNTEYAEKRAVPTSVLDDGIRPDEDFATNADLRRMELGTRWVWNRWLQAGTVNLLAAEGGLGKTRFVADLCRRVHAGLPWPDGGPTDPWSSQYLAMWVAGDRNQGELLTLSEGFGFGERICYSGSKAGPLGGVTLDTPGEFVALHRKLKAARPLFLVVDTAGGATGFNLAKQEEARAFFAPLSDMAARLGLCVVVITHLNASKTVLGRRAEERVRCVIRMSAENREPETLRRVEVLKSNGLYPQPIGMLLGDTGNEYTDEAPAAPETQASASKGSQSRTDESDRGPRTKTRECMDWLTQTLAETPMRVHTLRKQAEEKGFSTTTFYKAKEMLNLVEAVAEGYKLWGLRK, from the coding sequence GTGAACACCGAGTACGCCGAGAAACGGGCGGTGCCGACCTCAGTTCTGGACGACGGTATCCGGCCCGACGAGGACTTTGCCACGAACGCGGACTTGCGGCGAATGGAACTGGGCACCCGCTGGGTCTGGAACCGGTGGCTCCAGGCCGGGACGGTGAACCTGCTCGCGGCCGAGGGCGGGCTCGGCAAGACGCGGTTCGTGGCCGACCTCTGTCGGCGGGTCCACGCCGGCCTGCCCTGGCCCGACGGCGGCCCGACGGACCCGTGGTCGAGTCAGTACCTGGCCATGTGGGTGGCCGGGGACCGGAACCAGGGAGAACTCCTCACGTTGTCCGAGGGGTTCGGGTTCGGCGAGCGGATCTGCTACAGCGGGTCCAAGGCCGGGCCGCTGGGCGGGGTCACGCTGGACACGCCGGGCGAGTTCGTGGCCCTGCACCGGAAGCTCAAGGCGGCCCGCCCGTTGTTCCTGGTCGTGGACACGGCCGGCGGCGCGACCGGGTTCAACCTGGCGAAGCAGGAGGAAGCCCGGGCGTTCTTCGCCCCCTTGTCGGACATGGCGGCCCGCCTCGGGCTCTGCGTCGTCGTCATCACCCACCTGAACGCCAGCAAGACCGTCCTCGGGCGGCGGGCCGAGGAGCGGGTCCGGTGCGTGATCCGGATGAGCGCCGAGAACCGCGAGCCGGAGACGCTCCGTCGCGTCGAGGTGCTGAAGTCGAACGGTCTTTATCCCCAACCGATCGGCATGCTCCTCGGCGACACCGGCAACGAGTACACCGACGAGGCCCCGGCCGCCCCGGAAACGCAAGCTTCGGCCTCGAAAGGTAGTCAGAGTCGGACCGACGAATCCGACCGCGGGCCGCGGACCAAGACCCGCGAGTGCATGGACTGGCTAACCCAGACGCTGGCGGAAACCCCGATGCGGGTCCACACGCTGAGAAAGCAGGCGGAAGAAAAGGGATTCTCCACCACCACCTTCTACAAGGCGAAAGAGATGTTGAATCTCGTAGAGGCCGTGGCCGAAGGGTATAAACTGTGGGGACTTCGGAAGTAA
- a CDS encoding hydantoinase/oxoprolinase family protein, with protein sequence MPPTVLGLDIGGANLKAATADKRAVSVPFPLWKQPDKLPAALASLFAQFPDAEEFAVTMTGELCDCYRTKRDGVNDILTSVLKASRCYPVRVWSTAGKFLTTEEARQDHLGVAAANWHALATFAGAYVPRGTALLVDIGSTTADLIPILDGEPWAVGTTDVDRMKSSELVYTGVRRTPVCSLLSAGRVAAEFFAGTLDAYLLLGHIPEDPADTDTADGRPATKVDAHARMSRLLCGDPELISAQQTLSIAELVYDIQRDLLRAPVEALLNRVKRLQHESLGTDRVAITSGSGEFLARQMLDKYSREFTDFISLTDRLGPALATCAPAYALAVLATERRP encoded by the coding sequence ATGCCACCCACTGTTTTAGGACTGGACATCGGCGGGGCGAACCTGAAGGCGGCCACGGCCGACAAGCGGGCCGTTTCCGTCCCGTTCCCGCTCTGGAAACAACCGGACAAACTTCCCGCCGCTCTCGCTTCGTTGTTCGCGCAATTTCCGGACGCCGAAGAGTTCGCCGTCACCATGACCGGCGAATTGTGCGACTGCTACCGGACGAAGCGCGATGGCGTAAACGACATTCTGACCTCGGTCCTCAAGGCGTCGCGCTGTTACCCGGTCCGCGTCTGGAGTACCGCCGGGAAATTCCTAACGACGGAAGAAGCCCGGCAGGACCACCTCGGGGTGGCGGCGGCGAACTGGCACGCTCTCGCGACCTTCGCCGGCGCGTACGTTCCCCGCGGCACGGCGCTCCTGGTCGACATCGGCAGCACGACGGCCGACCTGATCCCGATTCTGGACGGCGAGCCGTGGGCCGTCGGCACGACGGATGTGGACCGCATGAAGTCGTCCGAACTCGTTTACACGGGAGTCCGGCGGACGCCGGTTTGCTCGCTGCTGTCCGCCGGGCGGGTGGCGGCTGAGTTTTTCGCGGGCACGCTCGACGCCTACCTGTTGCTCGGCCACATCCCCGAAGACCCGGCCGACACCGACACGGCCGACGGCCGCCCCGCGACGAAGGTCGACGCCCACGCCCGCATGAGCCGGCTACTCTGCGGCGACCCGGAATTAATTTCCGCGCAACAGACGCTGTCGATCGCCGAGTTGGTCTACGACATCCAGCGCGACCTCCTTCGCGCCCCGGTCGAGGCACTCCTGAACCGGGTCAAGCGACTGCAGCACGAATCGCTCGGCACGGACCGCGTGGCGATCACGTCCGGCTCAGGCGAGTTCCTGGCCCGCCAGATGCTGGACAAGTACAGCCGAGAGTTTACTGACTTCATCTCGCTCACCGACCGCCTCGGCCCGGCTCTGGCCACCTGCGCGCCGGCTTACGCGCTGGCCGTCCTCGCCACGGAGCGCCGGCCGTGA
- a CDS encoding hsp70 family protein — protein MARFLVGIDLGTTNSALAFVDLQAKPKAGGVKLNTFPIPQLVVAGEVREQQLLPSFLYLPGPHDLPPGAIALPWEPGATSAVGAFARNHGGKVPGRLVSSAKSWLCHPGVDRTSPLLPWGAPPDVPRLSPLEASARYLKHLVDAWNHTAGRRPEDRLEDQPVVLTVPASFDDVARNLTADAAKQAGLKNVSLLEEPQAAFYAWLGTHTPAEAGKLKPGMRCLVVDVGGGTSDFSLIRAGEEQGEMTFVRDAVGDHLLLGGDNMDLALAKAIEAKLPAGKLDAAQFGALVQACRSAKEALLGPNPPDHFPVTVVGKGRSVVSGTISINVTRADVTAALFDGFFPTVPYTDEPNRAARSGLQEMGLPYVADAAVTKHLAAFLRQHLPPGEVPNAILFNGGVFTPQVLRERVIEVMRPWFEVPGKPWHPLVLTTPSLDLAVAWGAAYLAWLKQSGGRRIGGGIPRSYYLGVSLADEKRSGAPAATDQPATPAKAVVCVVPRQLEEGNEVLIPAPEFELEIGRPVLFPLFTSTVRGDDKPGDIFELGPTQLLQLPPLHTILRGGRRSGVKRVPVTLAAKATEIGTLELYCVSREGNRWRLEFNVRDVVRDTPERPGEPAGDDRATLLDVFPEDKVQAAGELIRTCYATGAPTPPELPKSLEAALDTGRQEWPTGLCRRIWDFLAEVSDQRTKSPPHLSRWYNLVGFCLRPGFGDPLDRYRIEALWKLITTTTAATGATAKQPTVVEGGADYWIMWRRVSGGLNAALQQSLYARLRPTLLPSRGKPAPKPHANELAEMWRAAASLERLDARTKQHLGDELLRQIKRTPVPHYAFWALTRLGARQQFYGPLNTLLHPDVAQNWLEQLLDFAPTNDAERLGWGFCLAQLARRTGLRGADVSDDHRHGVARLLRTIQVPAGWPRMVEEVVEPEGDDQSRLFGEALPIGLRLAGG, from the coding sequence ATGGCCCGGTTCCTCGTCGGCATCGACCTCGGTACCACCAACTCCGCCCTCGCGTTCGTGGACCTTCAGGCCAAGCCGAAGGCCGGCGGGGTGAAGCTGAACACGTTCCCAATCCCCCAGCTCGTCGTTGCCGGGGAAGTCCGCGAGCAACAGCTGCTCCCTTCGTTTCTTTACCTGCCCGGGCCGCACGACCTGCCGCCCGGGGCGATCGCGCTGCCGTGGGAGCCCGGGGCGACGAGCGCCGTCGGCGCGTTCGCGCGGAACCACGGCGGGAAGGTGCCGGGCCGGCTGGTGTCGTCAGCCAAGTCCTGGCTCTGTCACCCGGGCGTCGACCGGACGTCGCCGCTGTTGCCGTGGGGGGCGCCGCCGGACGTGCCCCGGCTGTCCCCGCTCGAAGCGTCCGCCAGGTACCTCAAGCACCTGGTCGACGCCTGGAACCACACCGCCGGTCGCCGACCCGAAGACCGCCTCGAAGATCAGCCCGTCGTCCTGACCGTCCCCGCGTCGTTCGACGACGTCGCCCGGAACCTGACGGCTGACGCAGCGAAGCAGGCGGGTCTGAAAAACGTCTCGCTCCTCGAAGAACCCCAAGCAGCCTTCTACGCCTGGCTCGGGACGCACACGCCCGCGGAAGCTGGCAAGCTCAAGCCGGGCATGCGCTGCCTTGTGGTTGACGTCGGTGGCGGGACGAGCGACTTCAGCCTGATCCGCGCGGGCGAGGAACAGGGCGAGATGACGTTCGTCCGCGACGCGGTCGGCGACCACCTGCTGCTCGGCGGCGACAACATGGACCTCGCGCTGGCGAAGGCGATCGAGGCCAAGCTGCCGGCCGGGAAGCTCGACGCGGCCCAGTTCGGCGCGCTCGTGCAAGCGTGCCGTTCGGCGAAGGAAGCCCTCCTCGGCCCGAACCCGCCGGACCACTTCCCGGTCACGGTCGTGGGCAAAGGCCGGTCGGTGGTGAGCGGGACGATTTCGATTAACGTCACCCGGGCGGACGTGACGGCGGCTCTGTTCGACGGCTTCTTCCCGACCGTCCCGTACACCGATGAGCCGAACCGCGCGGCCCGCTCGGGCTTGCAGGAAATGGGCCTGCCCTACGTGGCCGACGCGGCGGTGACGAAGCACCTCGCCGCGTTCCTCCGGCAGCACCTGCCGCCGGGCGAGGTGCCGAACGCGATCCTCTTCAACGGTGGCGTCTTCACCCCGCAAGTATTACGCGAGCGTGTGATCGAGGTGATGCGGCCGTGGTTCGAGGTGCCCGGTAAACCGTGGCACCCGCTCGTCCTGACCACCCCGTCGCTCGACCTCGCGGTCGCGTGGGGCGCCGCGTACCTCGCGTGGCTCAAGCAGTCCGGCGGCCGGCGCATCGGCGGCGGCATCCCGCGTTCGTATTACCTGGGCGTCTCGCTCGCGGACGAGAAGCGAAGCGGTGCCCCGGCCGCGACCGATCAACCCGCCACGCCCGCGAAAGCGGTCGTCTGCGTCGTTCCGCGGCAACTGGAAGAAGGCAACGAGGTGCTGATCCCGGCCCCCGAGTTCGAGCTGGAGATCGGCCGGCCGGTGCTGTTCCCGCTATTCACGTCGACCGTCCGCGGCGACGACAAGCCGGGCGACATCTTCGAACTCGGCCCGACGCAACTGCTGCAACTCCCGCCGCTGCACACGATCCTGCGCGGCGGCCGGCGCAGCGGCGTGAAGCGCGTGCCCGTGACGCTCGCGGCCAAGGCGACCGAAATCGGCACACTCGAACTCTACTGCGTGTCCCGCGAGGGGAACCGCTGGCGGCTCGAATTCAACGTCCGCGATGTGGTCCGCGACACGCCGGAGCGCCCCGGCGAGCCCGCGGGCGACGACCGCGCCACACTGCTCGACGTCTTCCCCGAGGACAAGGTGCAAGCGGCCGGGGAACTGATCCGCACCTGTTACGCGACCGGTGCGCCGACGCCGCCGGAGCTGCCCAAGTCGCTGGAAGCAGCCCTCGACACCGGCCGTCAGGAATGGCCGACGGGCCTCTGTCGTCGGATCTGGGACTTCCTGGCCGAAGTGTCCGACCAACGGACGAAATCGCCGCCGCACCTGTCGCGGTGGTACAACCTCGTCGGCTTCTGCCTCCGGCCCGGGTTCGGCGACCCGCTCGATCGCTACCGTATCGAGGCCCTGTGGAAGCTCATCACGACGACCACCGCGGCAACCGGCGCGACCGCGAAGCAGCCGACGGTGGTGGAAGGCGGCGCGGACTACTGGATCATGTGGCGGCGCGTCTCCGGCGGGCTGAACGCGGCGCTCCAGCAATCGCTGTACGCCCGGCTCCGGCCGACGCTGCTGCCGAGTCGCGGCAAGCCCGCTCCCAAACCGCACGCCAACGAGTTGGCCGAAATGTGGCGGGCGGCCGCGTCGCTTGAGCGGCTCGACGCGCGGACGAAGCAGCACCTGGGCGACGAGCTACTCCGCCAGATCAAGCGGACGCCGGTCCCGCACTACGCCTTCTGGGCGCTCACCCGCCTCGGGGCCCGGCAGCAGTTTTACGGCCCGCTGAACACGTTGCTTCATCCGGACGTGGCCCAGAACTGGCTCGAACAGCTCCTCGACTTCGCCCCAACGAACGACGCCGAGCGCCTCGGCTGGGGCTTCTGCCTCGCGCAACTGGCCCGGCGAACGGGTCTCCGCGGCGCGGACGTGAGCGATGACCACCGCCACGGCGTCGCCCGCTTGCTGCGCACGATCCAGGTGCCGGCCGGGTGGCCCCGGATGGTGGAGGAAGTGGTCGAGCCCGAGGGCGACGACCAGAGCCGACTCTTCGGCGAAGCGCTGCCGATCGGCCTACGTTTGGCGGGAGGATAA
- a CDS encoding class I SAM-dependent methyltransferase yields the protein MSDPSASHHESNRHFYDRIANAYDLIADANERAARQTGVKALALKPGEKVLELGFGTGNEVLDLAGLVGPTGQVAGIDISSGMLAVAQRKLSEAALTVPVDLRVGDARALPFAAGAFDAAYTSFTLELFPAADIPVVLAEAKRVLQPGGRIGVVSMATVRPGHPTSALERTYVWMHRHFPHLVDCRPIDTEAVVATAGFQVASVQDLEIWTMPVRVVVGML from the coding sequence GTGTCCGACCCGAGCGCATCGCACCACGAGTCCAACCGCCACTTCTACGATCGAATCGCCAACGCCTATGACCTGATCGCCGACGCCAACGAGCGCGCCGCACGACAGACCGGCGTGAAGGCTCTCGCCTTGAAGCCGGGGGAGAAGGTTCTGGAACTCGGCTTTGGAACCGGGAACGAGGTGCTGGACCTCGCCGGGCTGGTCGGTCCGACCGGACAAGTCGCGGGGATCGACATTTCCTCCGGAATGCTCGCGGTGGCACAACGGAAGCTCAGCGAGGCGGCCCTGACCGTCCCCGTCGATCTTCGGGTCGGAGATGCCCGGGCTCTCCCGTTCGCGGCCGGTGCATTCGACGCGGCCTACACGAGCTTCACGCTGGAACTCTTTCCCGCGGCCGACATCCCGGTGGTGCTGGCCGAGGCGAAGCGGGTGCTACAACCGGGCGGGCGGATCGGCGTGGTCTCGATGGCGACCGTCCGCCCCGGTCATCCCACCAGCGCGCTGGAGCGTACCTACGTCTGGATGCACCGCCACTTCCCCCACCTCGTGGATTGTCGCCCGATCGACACCGAGGCTGTGGTGGCGACGGCCGGGTTTCAGGTCGCGTCAGTTCAAGATTTGGAAATCTGGACGATGCCCGTCCGGGTCGTGGTCGGCATGCTGTAA